A segment of the Serratia fonticola genome:
ATGTGTGATTACCGCCGGGCCTTCATTCACCCAAAAACCGCGGGTTTCCCAGGGTAACTCAGGCTTGCTTAGCATCACCGGATGCCCTTTCAGCGTCCAGGGATTGCTCATTTCTGCCAGATACAGGTTTGAATTCCCCTGAATTTGTGGATCCTTCTGCGCCCAGAGATAATAGTGTTTACCCCGGTGTTCAAAGTGCGTCGCGTCGAGCGAGAAGCTATCTATGGGGGTCTTGATACGTCCTTTCTCTAGCCATTCACCTTCCAGCGGGTTGGCAGCGCTGCATTCCAGCGCGAACATCCGGTGCTGGAACAAACCATCAGCAATCTCCGGGCTGTGCGCTGCGGCAAAATAGATGTACCACTTGCCTTCGATCATATGCAGCTCAGGGGCCCAGATCAGATGACTCATGGGACCATTGGCGGGCTTACGCCAAACGATGTGAGCAGGAGCCTGTGCCAGGTCAGTCAGATGGCGGGCACGGCGCAGCTCCAGACGATCATACTCCGGTACGGAGGCTATAAAATAGTAATAGCCGTCAGTATGGCGATAGATAAAGGGATCGGCACGCTGTTCAATCAGCGGGTTGGGATAACGATTCATCTGGGCCTCTCAAGGGTGTTTAGCATCGAGTTGCTGTTCGCGATATTCCGCCAGTTCCTGGTAGTTGGTACGGCGCTTTTGCAGATCGATCTGGATTTGCTTCATCAGGTTACGGTCTACTTTCAGTAAACGGATAACGCCAGCGGTGATCAGGTATCCCATACCGGGTATGACGGTAAACAGCAGCACGATGCTGTTAAGTGCAACGTCACTTTGGCTACCTGCATCGGCCTGATAGCCG
Coding sequences within it:
- a CDS encoding family 43 glycosylhydrolase, with product MNRYPNPLIEQRADPFIYRHTDGYYYFIASVPEYDRLELRRARHLTDLAQAPAHIVWRKPANGPMSHLIWAPELHMIEGKWYIYFAAAHSPEIADGLFQHRMFALECSAANPLEGEWLEKGRIKTPIDSFSLDATHFEHRGKHYYLWAQKDPQIQGNSNLYLAEMSNPWTLKGHPVMLSKPELPWETRGFWVNEGPAVITHGNRIFISYSASATDENYCIGLLWADIHANLLDPAQWHKSSEPVFRTSYANRQYGPGHNSFTVDEQGNDLLVYHARNYTEIEGDPLYDPNRHTRIKSLEWDAEGMPLFGEPPADYR